ATCTGAGGGAAAGAGGCAATATAGCGGGCCCCGATAGCCCTGCGAAAATCCGTTCGAATACAGGCTTTTTCCTTTTCACATCTATGGCCAGCCCTAACCATGTATTTGCCACCACTACAGCATCGGCACCACAACTTTCGGCTACTATGGCGCCATCGCAAATCTTTGGAACATTAGGAGATAATTTAACCCACATATCCCCCCGCCATAAGGCTCTCGCTCTCTTCAGTACCTTCTCCAAAGAGGCTAAGTTCAAAGCCCATGTCATACCCCCTCCAGATACATTAGGACAGGAAACATTGATTTCTACTGTGCCCGTAAAGCCAAAGGAAGTTAGAATGTCTAAAAGGTGATATAGTTCCTCCTCCCGATGAAAGGCCAAATTGAAAATTATGGGACATCCGCAATCTTTCAATTGGTCGAATTCATTTTTCAAAAAGGCCTCCAGCCCTGGGTTTTGTAAGCCTATACTATTCAAAAGACCACAATTGGTTTCCCATATTCTGATGCCCCTATTTCCTTCTTTCGGAGAAAGGGTCAAACCTTTTGTGCAAATTGCCCCAACGTTATCGACCACCCCTGATGGCCATCTCTCTGGTTCCATAGGCCATACTCCGGAAGCAATTATCGCAGGAGAGCGCAAGGTCAAACTTCCTATCTTCGCTTGTAGAAGCCTCTTAGAGCTCATCCCAGCTCACCTCCGACATTCTAAACACCGGACCATCAGCACACACCCTCCTGTTACCCAGGGTAGTTGGTATAACACATCCCAAACAACCACCTATTCCACAGGCCATGCGGGCTTCCAAGCTAACGTAGACTTGATCTTCCCTGACTTTGTGTATCAGTGAACCCCCTAGAGCCTTTAACATACCAATAGGGCCACAAGCCCATACCTCATCATCTGTTCCAACACCTTCTTCGGTGAGGAACGTCAAGGGAGTTCCCGATCTTCCAATGCTTCCATCGTCAGAAAAAACTTCTAGGTTGGTATCGCTCATAAGCTCACTTTTACAGAAGTTTTCCCATTCTCCTCCAGGAACTCCTATAACCAATTTAGCAGGCACTATATCTTTATACCTTTTGTATGCAAAAAGCATGGGCGCTATACCCACTGAACCTCCTAAAAGTAAAAGCCTTTGCCCCGATGGTGCTGGAAAGGGTTTCCCACATGGTCCCCTCAATTTTACTTTAGCTCCTTCGATAGACGAATTTATAATTTTAGTACCCCTACCCACAACCTTTACAAGAAAATCCAGGGATCCATTTTCATGAACCGCAATGGGTGCAAACGGCCTGGAAAGGAGGGGGTCAAACCCCTCCCACGACTTCAGCAAGTAAAACTGGCCAGGCAAAGGTATGCTAGAATCTTCTTCCGGCAAGACCCTAATCATGAATAACTCGTCGCTGAATTGAAACTTCTCAAGAACGATAGCTCCAAGATCTCTAGTCCCGTTCATGGTCAATCCCCAGCTCCCATAAGCTCATTATCGCAAAACAAAACCTCTCCATCTCGCAAGGTCATCACAGGCCACCCCTTCAAAACACTCCCATTCCATGGCGTAAGACGGGCTTTGCTCTTCCATTTCTCAACTTCGACAACCTTTTCCTTATTTAGATCCAACACTGTTATATCTGCTGGGGCACCCTCTTTGATGGCGCCAAGATTTGACCACCTTTCTGGCAAAAGTCCAGCAGGTTTGCTCGTCCATAGGGTTAAAAGTTTCTCCAGCGGACAAATCTTTCGCTTCGACCATTCATTCAGGACCGCTGCAACTGAACATTCCAAAGAAGCGATCCCAAAAGGAGCTTCTTGGAAGGGTAGATCCTTTTCGTCCATGTGGTAGGGTGCATGATCCGTAGCTATTGCATCTACGACCCCCTCTGATATGGCCTGCCATAAGGCTTCTACGTCTTCACAACTTCTCAAAGGGGGATTTACCTTGTAAGTAGCGTCAAATCCACTTTTTACCACTGCCGTTTCATCCAAGGTAAGGTGATGAGGTGTAACATCACATGTAACCGGTAATCCTTTTTCTTTTGCCTTCTTTATCTCATCTATACCCGCCTTTGTGCTTACGTGCGTGAGATGGATAGCAGCTTTTGTCTCTTCCGCCAGAGCTATACACTTTTTGATGTCAATTGCCTCAGAAGAAGCAGGATTCCCTTTGAGACCTGATACTGAGGAACACAAACCGTAGTTGACTTGGCCTCCTTTGGAGAGATCACCATCCTCGGGATGCTCCATTATCCTGACGCCAAGGTGGGTAGAGTACAAAAGGGCTTTCTGAAGCAAACTGCTGTCCTTCACAGGAGAACCATCGTCAGTAAAGAATACCGCTCCTTCCTCCGCCATCTTGCCCATTTCTGCCATGACTTTTCCTTCCCTACCTTTACTCACTGCCCCAGCGGGCAAAACCCTTGCGCCACCGCTTGATTTGCCTTTTTCTATTACATATCTAATTAAGAATGGGTTATCAATGGGAGGATCGGTATTAGGCATAGCCACGACAGTGGTGTAACCGCCGTTGGCTGCTGCTTTCGAACCTGACGATATATCCTCTCTCCATTCCTGCCCAGGGTCTCTAAAATGTCCATGAAGGTCTATAAAGCCTGGACAAACAAGTAATCCCTCTAGATCAACAATCTTCACATCACCCTGCAGGGAAGGTTTTTCCTTTGATATCTTGCTTACAACACCGTTTTCTATCAAAATGAATTTTTCATCATCAAGCATCCTTTTCCCGTCGAACACCTTGCAATTGGCTAGCAAGATTCTTTTCATTACCTCGCACCTCCAAGACATAGATACAGTAGGGCCATCCTAACGGCTACGCCACTTCTCACCTGTTCAAGGATCACACTCTGTGGGCCATCTGCCACAGCGCTATCTATCTCCACCCTACGGTTTATGGGACCTGGATGCATGACCAGAGCATCCTTTTCAGCCAAAGCTATCAGTTCCTCGTCTGCTCCAAAAAGTTTGAAATATTCATCCAAAGAGGGGAACAGCCCTTCTTCCTGTCTTTCTCTCTGTATCCTCAAGAGATAGACCATATTGGCCCCTCTGACAGCCTCTTTTGGATCACTCAAATATTTAACCCCATAGTATTCTAGTTCGGGTGGCATAAGAGTCTTTGGTCCAGAAACCACCACATCACACCCCATTTTCTTAAATCCAATCATGTCGCTTCTGGCCACCCTACTGTGTACTATGTCGCCAACAATGGCTATCTTCATCCCTTCTAGCGAACTAAAATGCTTCGACGCAGTGTAGATGTCCAAAAGAGCCTGGGTAGGATGAGCATGAGCACCATCACCTGCGTTGAAAACAGACGCATGCTTAAGCTTCCTTTGCAGATATGATGCGGCACCTACAGCACCATGCCTTATGACTATGGCGTCTGCGCCCATGGATTCCAACGTCCACGCCGTGTCCCTTAGAGTCTCCCCCTTTGCTGTACTTGAACCTGAGGCGGACCAATTAACCACGTCTGCGCTGAGCATTTTCTCAGCCAATTCAAATGAAACTCTAGTCCTTGTAGAAGGCTCAAAAAACAAATTAACTATGAGTTTTCCTCTAAGAGCAGGAACTTTTTTAATAGGTCTGTCCAACAAATCCTCCATGTTTCTAGCTTGGTCTATTAGGTGAAGTATCTCTTCTTTCTCCCAACAATCAATGTCTATTAGATCTCTGTGTCTCCACTCCATAATTTATTCCCCCCGTTCGCAGATAACTACCTCATCTACACCGTCCAGCTCTTCCACCCGCACTTCCACTATCTCGTTCTTTGAGGTGGGAATATTTTTTCCTACGTAGTCGGGGTGTATCGGCAACTCCCTATGCCCTCTATCGATGAGGACACAAAGCTGAACAGATGCTGG
The DNA window shown above is from Thermovirga lienii DSM 17291 and carries:
- a CDS encoding dihydroorotate dehydrogenase family protein (PFAM: Dihydroorotate dehydrogenase~TIGRFAM: dihydroorotate dehydrogenase (subfamily 1) family protein~COGs: COG0167 Dihydroorotate dehydrogenase~InterPro IPR001295: IPR012135: IPR005720~KEGG: aco:Amico_1598 dihydroorotate dehydrogenase family protein~PFAM: dihydroorotate oxidase~SPTR: Dihydroorotate oxidase;~TIGRFAM: dihydroorotate dehydrogenase family protein), with amino-acid sequence MSSKRLLQAKIGSLTLRSPAIIASGVWPMEPERWPSGVVDNVGAICTKGLTLSPKEGNRGIRIWETNCGLLNSIGLQNPGLEAFLKNEFDQLKDCGCPIIFNLAFHREEELYHLLDILTSFGFTGTVEINVSCPNVSGGGMTWALNLASLEKVLKRARALWRGDMWVKLSPNVPKICDGAIVAESCGADAVVVANTWLGLAIDVKRKKPVFERIFAGLSGPAILPLSLRLVWEAASAVKIPVIGCGGVADAEGALAMLMAGASAFQVGTALFSDFEVVKKICDGIENYMAENQINDLEEIVGIAQKA
- a CDS encoding Dihydroorotate dehydrogenase, electron transfer subunit, iron-sulfur cluster binding domain protein (PFAM: Oxidoreductase FAD-binding domain; Iron-sulfur cluster binding domain of dihydroorotate dehydrogenase B~COGs: COG0543 2-polyprenylphenol hydroxylase and related flavodoxin oxidoreductase~InterProIPR012165: IPR008333: IPR001433: IPR019480: IPR 017927~KEGG: aco:Amico_1599 dihydroorotate dehydrogenase, electron transfer subunit, iron-sulfur cluster binding domain protein~PFAM: Dihydroorotate dehydrogenase, electron transfer subunit, iron-sulphur cluster binding domain; oxidoreductase FAD/NAD(P)-binding domain protein; Oxidoreductase FAD-binding domain protein~SPTR: Dihydroorotate dehydrogenase, electron transfer subunit, iron-sulfur cluster binding domain protein), whose translation is MTMNGTRDLGAIVLEKFQFSDELFMIRVLPEEDSSIPLPGQFYLLKSWEGFDPLLSRPFAPIAVHENGSLDFLVKVVGRGTKIINSSIEGAKVKLRGPCGKPFPAPSGQRLLLLGGSVGIAPMLFAYKRYKDIVPAKLVIGVPGGEWENFCKSELMSDTNLEVFSDDGSIGRSGTPLTFLTEEGVGTDDEVWACGPIGMLKALGGSLIHKVREDQVYVSLEARMACGIGGCLGCVIPTTLGNRRVCADGPVFRMSEVSWDEL
- a CDS encoding dihydroorotase, multifunctional complex type (PFAM: Amidohydrolase family~TIGRFAM: dihydroorotase, multifunctional complex type~COGs: COG0044 Dihydroorotase and related cyclic amidohydrolase~InterPro IPR004722: IPR006680~KEGG: aco:Amico_1600 dihydroorotase, multifunctional complex type~PFAM: amidohydrolase~SPTR: Dihydroorotase;~TIGRFAM: dihydroorotase, multifunctional complex type) — translated: MKRILLANCKVFDGKRMLDDEKFILIENGVVSKISKEKPSLQGDVKIVDLEGLLVCPGFIDLHGHFRDPGQEWREDISSGSKAAANGGYTTVVAMPNTDPPIDNPFLIRYVIEKGKSSGGARVLPAGAVSKGREGKVMAEMGKMAEEGAVFFTDDGSPVKDSSLLQKALLYSTHLGVRIMEHPEDGDLSKGGQVNYGLCSSVSGLKGNPASSEAIDIKKCIALAEETKAAIHLTHVSTKAGIDEIKKAKEKGLPVTCDVTPHHLTLDETAVVKSGFDATYKVNPPLRSCEDVEALWQAISEGVVDAIATDHAPYHMDEKDLPFQEAPFGIASLECSVAAVLNEWSKRKICPLEKLLTLWTSKPAGLLPERWSNLGAIKEGAPADITVLDLNKEKVVEVEKWKSKARLTPWNGSVLKGWPVMTLRDGEVLFCDNELMGAGD
- a CDS encoding aspartate carbamoyltransferase (PFAM: Aspartate/ornithine carbamoyltransferase, carbamoyl-P binding domain; Aspartate/ornithine carbamoyltransferase, Asp/Orn binding domain~TIGRFAM: aspartate carbamoyltransferase~COGs: COG0540 Aspartate carbamoyltransferase catalytic chain~InterPro IPR006130: IPR002082: IPR006132: IPR006131~KEGG: tai:Taci_1092 aspartate carbamoyltransferase~PFAM: aspartate/ornithine carbamoyltransferase carbamoyl-P binding domain; aspartate/ornithine carbamoyltransferase Asp/Orn-binding region~PRIAM: Aspartate carbamoyltransferase~SPTR: Aspartate carbamoyltransferase;~TIGRFAM: aspartate carbamoyltransferase), which gives rise to MEWRHRDLIDIDCWEKEEILHLIDQARNMEDLLDRPIKKVPALRGKLIVNLFFEPSTRTRVSFELAEKMLSADVVNWSASGSSTAKGETLRDTAWTLESMGADAIVIRHGAVGAASYLQRKLKHASVFNAGDGAHAHPTQALLDIYTASKHFSSLEGMKIAIVGDIVHSRVARSDMIGFKKMGCDVVVSGPKTLMPPELEYYGVKYLSDPKEAVRGANMVYLLRIQRERQEEGLFPSLDEYFKLFGADEELIALAEKDALVMHPGPINRRVEIDSAVADGPQSVILEQVRSGVAVRMALLYLCLGGAR